In a single window of the Centropristis striata isolate RG_2023a ecotype Rhode Island chromosome 18, C.striata_1.0, whole genome shotgun sequence genome:
- the LOC131991555 gene encoding zinc-binding protein A33-like, translating to MAAANTSPSEEECTCPVCCEIFRDPVVLLCGHSFCQHCLQEWWRQSGLQKCPMCKEMFMMTQPPRNLALRNLSDALRREKSANSGSKEICSLHGERLKLFCQDDQQLICLVCRDAQRHKKHNFVPVDEAAQAWRAELKLKMLHLKTKLGSFNREKLTCDKMAGHIELQAQQTEKTIKEEFQKLYQFLRAEEAARTDAVRKEAALKSQAMNIRIVNLTAEISSITDTIETTEREMRADDISFMLNVRSTMERAQCKLPDPETPSGALIDEAKHLGNLQLKVWKKMENIIQYTAVTLDPNTADALLTISKHMTSLAKSDKRQLLPDNPERLRNSDVLGAEGFNSGKHSWDVEVEGFWTVGVTTQRKHPQDENIWGIYICTCHFWLHDRHDDEVILKDSFPKKVRVQLDYDRGILSFHDLDRKKHVHTVKHKFTETVFPYFSENVKIVS from the exons ATGGCTGCTGCTAACACATCACCATCTGAGGAGGAATGCACCTGCCCTGTGTGCTGTGAAATATTTAGGGACCCTGTTGTCTTATTGTGCGGTCACAGCTTCTGCCAGCACTGTCTTCAGGAGTGGTGGAGACAGAGTGGACTCCAGAAATGCCCGATGTGTAAGGAAATGTTTATGATGACTCAGCCACCACGTAATCTGGCACTGAGAAACCTGTCTGACGCcctgaggagagagaagagtgcTAACTCAGGATCTAAGGAGATCTGCAGCCTGCACGGTGAGAGACTGAAGCTCTTCTGTCAGGACGATCAACAGCTCATCTGTTTGGTTTGTAGAGATGCACAAAGACATAAGAAGCACAACTTTGTCCCCGTGGATGAAGCAGCACAAGCCTGGAGG GCTGAACTCAAGCTGAAGATGCTGCATCTAAAAACCAAACTGGGGTCATTTAACCGGGAAAAACTCACCTGTGATAAAATGGCCGGCCACATCGAG CTCCAGGCTCAGCAGACGGAGAAGACGATCAAAGAGGAGTTTCAGAAGCTTTACCAGTTCCTGCGAGCAGAGGAGGCTGCGAGGACTGATGCAGTGAGGAAAGAGGCGGCGCTCAAGAGTCAAGCCATGAACATCAGGATCGTTAATTTGACTGCAGAGATCTCCTCAATCACAGATACTATTGAAACCACAGAGAGGGAGATGAGGGCTGATGACATCTCCTTCATGCTG AATGTCAGATCCACTATGGAGCG AGCCCAATGCAAGCTGCCAGACCCAGAGACTCCCTCAGGAGCCCTGATCGAtgaggccaaacacctggggaACCTGCAGCTCAAAGTCTGGAAGAAGATGGAGAACATAATCCAATACA CTGCTGTAACTCTGGACCCCAACACTGCTGACGCACTACTGACAATTTCAAAACACATGACCAGTTTGGCAAAAAGTGACAAGAGACAACTACTACCTGACAACCCAGAAAGGCTGCGCAACTCAGACGTTCTTGGCGCTGAAGGCTTTAATTCTGGAAAACACAGCTGGGACGTGGAAGTGGaggggttttggactgttggtgtCACCACTCAAAGAAAACATCCACAAGATGAAAACATCTGGGGCATCTACATCTGTACTTGCCATTTCTGGCTGCATGACCGTCATGATGATGAGGTTATATTAAAGGATTCATTTCCCAAGAAGGTCAGAGTGCAGCTCGATTATGACAGAGGAATACTGTCATTTCATGACCTTGATAGGAAAAAACATGTACACACCGTTAAAcacaaattcacagaaactgtctTTCCGTATTTCagtgaaaatgttaaaattgtcAGTTAG